Proteins found in one Amycolatopsis umgeniensis genomic segment:
- a CDS encoding NYN domain-containing protein, producing MQPQPAVPELPEDATGGPSGVVASSGGPSDEVPAEGWTSLPETVRERIAELAAAAVGKLPVADVPRQLRPVAKFAPAKRAKLGGTALLVALGESSQFRVAVTEWLRDHRTDALDPNAPDSVAAAAAAVLLGEAGAAGRVRLVAKNAEETALRAERDAALARNQRLEAELAQLREELREAKEIAGSARGERDAEVEKLLKRLREQGVQLRQAKDAVAQAHAEMESGGAERAEEIKALKAQLDREKQRVAAERVRAEKAVTDAEIARQSAREARQADEVRLGLLLDTIEGAVGGLRRELSVSARGQRPADMVRGATSGLGAGGKIQDVTALDRHLALPNVHLIVDGYNVTKTGYPELALSDQRDRLIHQLSALAARTGAEVTVVFDGAGVLSVPAAVPRGVRVLFSERGVLADDVIRSLVAAEPPGRPMVVASTDRAVADSVRRKGAHPVPSAVLVSRLSRV from the coding sequence ATGCAGCCGCAGCCCGCAGTGCCCGAACTGCCCGAGGACGCCACTGGCGGCCCCTCGGGGGTCGTGGCGTCGTCAGGTGGGCCGTCCGACGAGGTCCCGGCCGAAGGCTGGACGTCCCTGCCGGAGACCGTACGTGAGCGGATCGCCGAGCTGGCGGCCGCCGCCGTCGGCAAGCTGCCGGTCGCCGACGTGCCGAGGCAGCTGCGGCCGGTCGCCAAGTTCGCCCCGGCGAAACGCGCGAAACTCGGCGGGACGGCGCTGCTCGTCGCGTTGGGGGAGTCTTCGCAGTTCCGGGTCGCGGTCACCGAATGGCTGCGCGACCACCGCACGGACGCCCTCGATCCGAACGCCCCCGATTCCGTCGCCGCCGCGGCCGCCGCCGTGCTGCTGGGCGAGGCGGGTGCGGCCGGACGGGTCCGGCTGGTGGCCAAGAACGCCGAGGAGACGGCGCTGCGTGCCGAACGCGACGCCGCGCTGGCCCGTAACCAGCGGCTCGAGGCCGAGCTGGCCCAGTTGCGCGAAGAGTTGCGGGAGGCCAAGGAGATCGCGGGCAGTGCGCGAGGTGAACGCGACGCCGAGGTCGAGAAGCTGTTGAAGCGCTTGCGAGAGCAAGGTGTCCAGCTGCGTCAGGCCAAGGACGCTGTCGCGCAGGCGCACGCCGAGATGGAGAGCGGCGGCGCCGAGCGCGCCGAGGAGATCAAGGCGCTGAAGGCCCAGCTGGACCGTGAGAAGCAGCGAGTCGCGGCTGAGCGGGTGCGGGCCGAGAAGGCCGTTACGGACGCCGAGATCGCCCGTCAGTCCGCCCGCGAGGCGCGTCAGGCCGACGAGGTCAGGCTCGGACTGCTGCTGGACACGATCGAAGGCGCCGTCGGCGGGCTGCGCCGGGAACTTTCGGTGAGCGCGCGGGGCCAACGCCCGGCGGACATGGTCCGCGGCGCGACGTCGGGCCTGGGCGCGGGCGGCAAGATCCAGGACGTCACTGCGCTCGACAGGCATCTCGCGCTGCCCAACGTGCACCTGATCGTCGACGGTTACAACGTCACGAAGACCGGGTATCCGGAGCTGGCGCTTTCCGACCAGCGCGACCGGTTGATCCACCAGCTTTCCGCGCTGGCCGCGCGGACCGGCGCCGAGGTGACCGTGGTGTTCGACGGCGCCGGCGTGCTCTCCGTGCCCGCGGCGGTGCCGCGCGGGGTGCGGGTGCTGTTCTCCGAACGCGGCGTGCTCGCGGACGACGTCATCCGGTCGCTGGTCGCGGCCGAGCCGCCCGGGCGGCCGATGGTGGTCGCGAGCACGGACCGCGCGGTGGCGGACTCGGTGCGGCGCAAGGGCGCGCATCCGGTGCCGTCGGCGGTGCTGGTGTCGAGGCTCAGCCGGGTCTGA
- a CDS encoding adenosylmethionine--8-amino-7-oxononanoate transaminase has product MDAAELLALDAEHVWHPYGPMPSPIDSLLVREASGVRLTLDDGRELVDGMSSWWAAIHGYRNPVLDAALAEQAGRMSHVMFGGLTHEPAIRLAKTLVDLTPDGLRHVFLCDSGSVSVEVGVKMCLQYWQSVGRKEKRRLMTWRGGYHGDTFTPMSVCDPDGGMHSLWRGILPDQLFLPKPPGGFDDEPDQAYLDVLAAEIERHAGELAAVIVEPVVQGAGGMRFHPPAYLRALREITEANDVLLIFDEIATGFGRTGKMFAAEHAGVTPDVLCLGKALTGGYLTMAAALCTPEIAQGISRGELPVLAHGPTFMANPLSSAVANASLGILAEGGWKSDVPRIEAALKAGLEPARELSSVADVRVLGAIGVVELDHPVDMAVATEVLTANGVWLRPFRNLIYTMPPYISDAEDLATITSAVVAAAQKA; this is encoded by the coding sequence ATGGACGCCGCCGAACTCCTCGCGCTCGACGCGGAACACGTCTGGCACCCGTACGGGCCGATGCCGAGTCCGATCGACTCCCTCCTGGTCCGCGAGGCGAGCGGGGTCCGGCTGACCCTCGACGACGGCCGTGAACTGGTCGACGGCATGTCGTCCTGGTGGGCGGCGATCCACGGCTATCGGAACCCGGTGCTGGACGCGGCGCTGGCCGAGCAGGCGGGCCGGATGAGCCACGTGATGTTCGGCGGGCTCACCCACGAACCGGCCATCAGGCTGGCGAAGACGCTGGTCGACCTCACCCCGGACGGACTGCGGCACGTCTTCCTGTGCGATTCCGGTTCGGTGTCGGTCGAGGTCGGCGTCAAGATGTGCCTGCAGTACTGGCAGTCGGTGGGGCGCAAGGAAAAGCGGCGCCTGATGACCTGGCGCGGCGGCTACCACGGCGACACGTTCACCCCGATGAGCGTCTGCGACCCCGACGGCGGGATGCATTCGCTGTGGCGCGGGATCCTGCCGGACCAGCTGTTCCTGCCCAAACCCCCCGGCGGGTTCGACGACGAGCCCGACCAGGCCTACCTCGACGTCCTCGCGGCGGAAATCGAGCGGCACGCGGGCGAACTGGCCGCGGTCATCGTCGAGCCGGTCGTCCAGGGTGCGGGCGGTATGCGGTTCCACCCGCCCGCGTATCTGCGCGCGCTGCGCGAGATCACCGAGGCCAACGACGTCCTGCTGATCTTCGACGAGATCGCCACCGGTTTCGGTCGCACCGGCAAGATGTTCGCCGCCGAGCACGCCGGTGTGACGCCGGACGTCCTGTGCCTCGGCAAGGCGCTGACCGGCGGCTACTTGACCATGGCGGCGGCGTTGTGCACACCGGAGATCGCCCAGGGGATCTCGCGGGGCGAACTGCCGGTGCTGGCGCACGGCCCGACCTTCATGGCGAACCCGCTGTCCTCGGCCGTCGCCAACGCGTCGCTGGGGATCCTCGCCGAGGGCGGCTGGAAATCCGACGTCCCGCGCATCGAGGCCGCGCTGAAAGCCGGGCTGGAACCCGCTCGTGAGCTGTCTTCGGTCGCCGACGTGCGGGTGCTCGGTGCCATCGGCGTGGTGGAACTGGACCATCCGGTGGACATGGCGGTGGCGACCGAGGTGCTCACCGCGAACGGCGTCTGGCTGCGCCCGTTCCGGAACCTGATCTACACGATGCCGCCCTACATCTCCGACGCCGAGGACCTCGCGACGATCACGTCCGCCGTGGTCGCGGCGGCGCAAAAAGCCTGA
- a CDS encoding DEDD exonuclease domain-containing protein, with protein MDTGRRPGAAQLAFDELGTPLRDTTFVVFDLETTGTKPGPDGITEIGAVKVHAGEIVGEFATFVNPGMPIPPQIVELTGITTAMVYDAPRIERVLPAFLEFISGAVLVAHNAPFDTGFMRAACEGHGYHWPKTAVVCTVRLARRVISRDETPSYRLSALAALFGARTTPNHRALADARATVDVLHALLERVGNVGVHTLEELLDYLPEVTPAQRRKRSLAEHLPSKPGVYLFRGPSDEVLYVGTSSDLRRRVRQYFTGSESRGRIREMVALAERVDAVECAHALEAAVRELRLIAAHRPMYNRRSKNPRHAWWVSLTEEAFPRLSVVRMPRDGMLGPFRTQTDARSAADTLAGASGLRTCTQRISATSPNGRPCVLAELGRCGAPCAGQQTVEAYRPGVLAVSGLIAGTDGRPLRAAADQLARLAEAEHYEQAAQHRDQLAGLIRAVGRAHRQSALAGIPELIAAGPDGKGGWELAVIRYGRLASAGVARRGVPPMPVVEMLVASAETVIPGPGPLFGAFPEEVLILLRWLTRPGVRLVRTTHPWAEPAAVAGGWQEWLDLAASATALEHVAG; from the coding sequence ATGGACACCGGACGGCGGCCCGGCGCGGCGCAACTCGCCTTCGACGAGCTGGGAACCCCTTTGCGGGACACCACATTCGTCGTCTTCGACCTCGAGACCACCGGGACGAAACCCGGTCCGGACGGGATCACCGAGATCGGCGCGGTCAAGGTCCACGCCGGCGAGATCGTCGGTGAGTTCGCCACCTTCGTCAACCCGGGGATGCCGATCCCGCCGCAGATCGTCGAGCTCACCGGCATCACGACGGCGATGGTCTACGACGCTCCCCGCATCGAGAGGGTGCTCCCGGCGTTCCTCGAGTTCATCTCCGGTGCCGTGCTGGTGGCGCACAACGCCCCCTTCGACACCGGCTTCATGCGTGCCGCCTGCGAGGGCCACGGCTACCACTGGCCCAAGACGGCCGTCGTCTGCACAGTCCGGCTCGCCCGCCGGGTCATTTCCCGCGACGAGACGCCCAGCTACCGGCTTTCCGCGCTGGCCGCGCTGTTCGGGGCGCGCACGACGCCCAACCACCGCGCGCTCGCGGACGCGCGCGCCACCGTCGACGTCCTGCACGCGCTGCTCGAAAGGGTGGGCAACGTCGGCGTCCACACGCTCGAGGAACTGCTCGACTACCTGCCCGAGGTGACCCCGGCCCAGCGGCGCAAACGTTCCCTCGCCGAGCATCTGCCGTCGAAACCCGGGGTCTACCTGTTCCGCGGCCCGAGCGACGAGGTCCTCTACGTCGGGACGTCGTCCGACCTGCGCCGCCGGGTCCGGCAGTACTTCACCGGATCGGAGAGCCGGGGACGGATCAGAGAAATGGTCGCGCTGGCCGAGCGAGTCGACGCGGTCGAATGCGCGCACGCGCTGGAGGCCGCTGTCCGGGAACTGCGGCTGATCGCCGCCCACCGCCCGATGTACAACCGCCGTTCCAAGAACCCGCGGCACGCGTGGTGGGTCTCGCTGACCGAGGAGGCGTTCCCGCGCCTTTCGGTGGTCCGCATGCCGCGAGACGGGATGCTGGGGCCCTTCCGCACCCAGACCGACGCCCGGTCGGCCGCGGACACCCTCGCCGGCGCCTCGGGGCTGCGGACGTGCACCCAGCGCATCTCGGCCACCTCCCCCAACGGCAGGCCCTGCGTCCTCGCCGAACTCGGCCGCTGCGGGGCGCCGTGCGCCGGGCAGCAGACGGTCGAGGCGTACCGGCCCGGCGTGCTGGCGGTGTCCGGGCTCATCGCCGGGACGGACGGGCGGCCGCTGCGGGCCGCCGCCGATCAGCTGGCCCGGCTCGCCGAGGCCGAGCACTACGAACAGGCCGCCCAGCACCGCGATCAGCTGGCCGGGCTGATCCGCGCGGTCGGCAGGGCGCACCGGCAGTCGGCGCTGGCGGGCATCCCGGAGCTGATCGCCGCCGGGCCGGACGGAAAGGGCGGCTGGGAGCTCGCGGTGATCCGGTACGGCAGGCTCGCGTCGGCGGGTGTCGCGCGGCGCGGGGTGCCGCCGATGCCCGTGGTCGAGATGCTGGTGGCCTCGGCAGAGACGGTGATCCCCGGCCCCGGGCCGCTCTTCGGCGCGTTCCCGGAGGAGGTGCTCATCCTGCTGCGCTGGCTCACCCGTCCGGGCGTCCGGCTCGTGCGCACCACGCACCCCTGGGCCGAGCCCGCCGCCGTGGCGGGCGGCTGGCAGGAGTGGCTCGACCTGGCGGCGAGCGCGACGGCGCTGGAACACGTGGCGGGCTAG
- a CDS encoding Lrp/AsnC ligand binding domain-containing protein produces MITAIVLVQVEADAIPEAAQAIADIEGVREVYSCAGDVDLIASVRVAAHEDLADLIPAKIGKVPGVLSTVTHIAFRSYSKAESESAFDIGVEGA; encoded by the coding sequence GTGATCACCGCGATCGTTCTGGTCCAGGTCGAAGCCGATGCGATCCCCGAGGCGGCGCAGGCGATCGCGGACATCGAGGGCGTTCGCGAGGTCTACTCCTGCGCGGGCGACGTCGATCTGATCGCCTCGGTCCGCGTCGCGGCCCACGAAGACCTCGCGGATCTGATCCCGGCGAAGATCGGCAAGGTCCCCGGCGTCCTGAGCACGGTCACGCACATCGCGTTCCGCTCGTACTCGAAGGCCGAAAGCGAGTCCGCGTTCGACATCGGCGTCGAAGGCGCCTGA
- a CDS encoding SRPBCC domain-containing protein: protein MPQGSAQVWDFLVGRDGVEIWLGPGAELGREPGAAYETANGTAGEIRGRTEGDKLRLTWRPKDWDHDSTLQITVSGTDQKTTFRFHQEWLAGADEREEQRAYWTEVTERVVAALAER, encoded by the coding sequence GTGCCGCAGGGCAGCGCACAGGTGTGGGACTTCCTGGTCGGACGCGACGGGGTGGAGATCTGGCTCGGTCCGGGTGCCGAACTCGGTCGTGAGCCGGGCGCGGCGTACGAGACGGCCAACGGGACGGCCGGCGAGATCCGCGGTCGCACCGAGGGCGACAAGCTCCGGCTGACCTGGCGGCCGAAGGACTGGGACCACGATTCGACCCTGCAGATCACGGTGAGCGGCACGGATCAGAAGACCACGTTCCGTTTCCACCAGGAATGGCTCGCGGGCGCCGACGAGCGCGAAGAACAGCGGGCATACTGGACCGAGGTGACCGAGCGGGTGGTGGCCGCGCTGGCCGAACGCTGA
- a CDS encoding cytochrome P450 family protein: protein MREDLKNLTEDLVQEPHRISALLREDGRVRKVRMPRGLDVWLVTGHAEARAVLSDPRVNKDTGEIRRLFERDGFESAGDNAVRALNGHMLNSDPPDHTRLRKLVNQAFTSRTVSRLRPRIEQITAELLDGIGDAERTDLLPAFAVPLPIRVICELLGVHAGDQPSFTKWSNTMVARSTPEELRAAAAQMHAYLVDLIEEKRARPAEDLLSGLIHASDEGDSLSGEELLSMAFLLLVAGFETTVNLIANSVFALLREPDQLAALRADPSLMPGAVEEFLRYDGAIHLATIRFTSEPLPVGDVVIPADEFVLVSLIGANRDAGRFEEPHRLDVTRSATGHLAFGHGIHYCVGAPLARLEAEIALRGLLGRFPRLSLDAEPESLRWRESTLVHGLETLPVRLR from the coding sequence ATGCGGGAAGATCTCAAGAATCTCACCGAGGACCTGGTCCAGGAGCCACACCGGATCTCCGCGCTGCTGCGGGAAGACGGCAGGGTCCGCAAGGTCCGGATGCCGCGCGGTCTGGACGTGTGGCTCGTGACAGGGCATGCAGAGGCCCGCGCCGTGCTCTCGGACCCTCGCGTGAACAAGGACACGGGCGAGATCCGGCGGCTCTTCGAACGCGACGGTTTCGAATCCGCGGGGGACAACGCCGTCCGCGCGCTGAACGGGCACATGCTCAATTCGGATCCGCCGGACCACACGCGGCTGCGCAAACTGGTCAACCAGGCCTTCACCTCGCGAACCGTTTCCCGCCTGCGGCCGAGGATCGAGCAGATCACCGCGGAACTGCTGGACGGCATCGGCGACGCGGAACGCACCGACCTGCTGCCCGCCTTCGCCGTTCCCTTGCCGATCAGGGTGATCTGCGAACTGCTCGGCGTGCACGCGGGCGACCAGCCGTCGTTCACGAAATGGTCGAACACGATGGTCGCCAGGTCGACGCCGGAGGAACTCCGCGCCGCCGCGGCGCAGATGCACGCGTACCTCGTGGACCTCATCGAGGAGAAACGCGCGCGGCCCGCCGAAGACCTGCTCTCGGGCCTGATCCACGCCAGCGACGAGGGCGATTCGCTCTCCGGCGAAGAACTGCTGTCGATGGCGTTCCTCCTGTTGGTGGCGGGGTTCGAGACAACGGTGAACCTCATCGCGAACAGCGTGTTCGCCCTGCTGCGCGAACCCGATCAGCTGGCCGCGCTGCGCGCCGATCCCTCGCTGATGCCGGGAGCGGTCGAGGAGTTCCTGCGCTACGACGGCGCGATCCATTTGGCGACCATCCGGTTCACCAGCGAGCCGTTGCCGGTCGGTGACGTCGTGATCCCGGCGGACGAGTTCGTGCTCGTGTCCCTGATCGGCGCGAACCGGGACGCCGGGCGGTTCGAAGAACCCCACCGGCTGGACGTCACGCGGTCGGCGACGGGGCATCTCGCGTTCGGGCACGGCATCCACTACTGCGTCGGCGCCCCGCTGGCCCGGCTGGAGGCCGAGATCGCGTTGCGCGGCCTGCTGGGGCGGTTCCCGCGCCTGAGCCTGGACGCCGAGCCGGAATCCTTGCGGTGGCGGGAAAGCACCCTCGTCCACGGTCTCGAAACCCTCCCTGTGCGCCTGCGCTGA
- a CDS encoding NlpC/P60 family protein, with product MQSHPVKRVVSGALAAAAVITAVTVAQPVATAAPAPAPQQPPSGSDALAKYRELAAQAETANEDLLKAKDDLAAKQGELDKATADAAAAKDLGVKAAGDEKTFQTEVNKFAGASFTSGVQLNKLSSLLSGASTQDFLERSSALEVLAANKNTALNNLSGAVAQSAAAAKLASDAQGAATSARDTAAKLTTDIEARKKTLDDQLKEIQRASGNLSAADRNAQKDKGGAFPNLPAPGPAAAAALSAAKSKLGSPYGWGDVGPSSFDCSGLMLWAYKQAGLTLPRSSRQQATFGAPVQRAQLQPGDLVFYNSPVSHVGMYVGNGMMVHAPTTGDVVKVSPLQNNYVGARRPTA from the coding sequence GTGCAGTCGCATCCAGTCAAGCGCGTGGTGTCAGGAGCTTTGGCCGCGGCCGCGGTGATCACAGCCGTAACGGTCGCCCAGCCTGTCGCCACTGCCGCCCCAGCCCCCGCCCCCCAGCAGCCCCCCTCCGGATCGGACGCGCTCGCCAAGTACCGCGAACTCGCGGCACAGGCCGAGACCGCGAACGAGGATCTCCTCAAGGCGAAGGACGACCTCGCCGCGAAGCAGGGCGAGCTCGACAAGGCCACCGCCGACGCCGCCGCCGCCAAGGACCTCGGCGTCAAGGCGGCCGGTGACGAGAAGACGTTCCAGACCGAGGTGAACAAGTTCGCCGGTGCGTCGTTCACCAGCGGTGTGCAGCTGAACAAGCTGTCCTCGCTGCTGTCGGGCGCGTCGACCCAGGACTTCCTGGAGCGCTCCTCGGCGCTCGAGGTCCTCGCCGCGAACAAGAACACCGCCCTGAACAATCTGAGCGGTGCCGTCGCCCAGTCCGCTGCCGCCGCGAAGCTGGCGTCGGACGCGCAGGGTGCGGCCACTTCCGCCCGTGACACCGCCGCCAAACTGACGACGGACATCGAGGCGCGCAAGAAGACGCTGGACGACCAGCTCAAGGAAATCCAGCGCGCCAGCGGCAACCTGAGCGCAGCGGACAGGAACGCCCAGAAGGACAAGGGCGGCGCGTTCCCCAACCTGCCCGCCCCGGGTCCCGCCGCCGCGGCGGCGCTCTCGGCCGCGAAGAGCAAGCTCGGCAGCCCGTACGGCTGGGGCGACGTCGGCCCGTCGTCGTTCGACTGCTCGGGTCTGATGCTGTGGGCGTACAAGCAGGCGGGGCTGACCCTGCCGCGGTCCAGCCGTCAGCAGGCGACCTTCGGCGCCCCGGTGCAGCGGGCGCAGCTCCAGCCGGGCGACCTGGTGTTCTACAACTCACCGGTTTCGCACGTCGGCATGTACGTCGGCAACGGCATGATGGTGCACGCGCCGACCACCGGTGACGTCGTCAAGGTGTCGCCGCTGCAGAACAACTACGTCGGGGCCCGTCGCCCGACGGCCTGA
- a CDS encoding uridine kinase, translating into MRYRPISPALLVSELTERITAITGRRRIAVAVDGAAGATNTTELADALVDPLRIAGHAALRISANDFLRPASLRFERGKEDPDSRYSDWLDLGALRREVLDPLAEGGSGRVLPSLWDPVRDRATRAERVELPEGGVVLVDGEFLYGAGLAFDLSVHLWLSPSALKRRVPDEWALPAYERYEQEVDPVALSDVVIRVDDPNHPARYEP; encoded by the coding sequence GTGCGCTACCGTCCGATTTCTCCCGCTCTGCTGGTCTCCGAACTGACCGAACGCATCACGGCGATCACCGGCCGCCGCCGGATCGCTGTCGCCGTCGACGGCGCCGCAGGTGCGACCAACACCACAGAACTCGCAGACGCCCTGGTCGATCCCTTGCGGATCGCCGGTCACGCGGCGTTGCGGATCTCGGCGAACGACTTCCTCCGCCCCGCCTCACTGCGTTTCGAACGCGGCAAAGAGGACCCGGACTCGCGCTACAGCGACTGGCTCGACCTCGGGGCCCTGCGCCGTGAGGTGCTCGACCCGCTCGCCGAGGGCGGCAGCGGCCGGGTCCTCCCGTCCTTGTGGGATCCGGTCCGCGATCGCGCCACCCGTGCCGAACGCGTCGAACTGCCCGAAGGCGGCGTCGTCCTGGTGGACGGCGAGTTCCTGTACGGCGCGGGGCTCGCCTTCGACCTGAGCGTGCACCTGTGGCTTTCGCCGTCCGCGCTCAAACGGCGAGTGCCCGACGAATGGGCGCTCCCCGCTTACGAGCGCTACGAACAGGAAGTCGATCCGGTGGCGCTGTCCGATGTGGTGATCCGCGTCGACGACCCGAACCATCCGGCACGCTACGAACCCTGA
- a CDS encoding glycosyltransferase: MLRTLLVTNDFPPRPGGIQNYLNSLATRLPADDLVVYAPSWESSTGSHGEFDAAAPFEVVRHPTSLMLPTPDVLKRAKEIMRARDCEAVWFGAAAPLALLGQPLRSAGARRVLASTHGHEVGWSMLPGSRQALRRIGDTVDVITYVSKYTRSRFSAAFGPMAGLEMLPCGVDTALYRPDEAAGKEIRDRHGLGDRPTIVCVSRLVPRKGQDMLIKIMPELRRRVPDAALLIVGGGPYRKTLTGLVEALGLEDDVVITGSVPWKELPAHYNAGDVFAMPARTRGKGLDVEGLGIVYLEASATGLPVVAGNSGGAPETVLDEVTGHVVDGRDEQQLRETLAALLDDPVRARRMGAAGREWVSENWRWDTMASRLSGLLDGDPVAAVR, encoded by the coding sequence GTGCTGAGGACCCTGCTCGTGACCAACGACTTCCCGCCCCGGCCAGGCGGCATCCAGAACTACCTGAACTCGCTGGCCACCCGCCTGCCCGCGGACGACCTCGTCGTCTACGCCCCGTCCTGGGAATCGAGCACCGGCTCGCACGGCGAGTTCGACGCCGCCGCCCCGTTCGAAGTGGTGCGCCATCCGACGTCCCTGATGCTGCCGACGCCGGACGTTCTCAAGCGGGCGAAGGAGATCATGCGGGCCCGCGACTGCGAGGCCGTCTGGTTCGGCGCCGCCGCGCCGCTCGCGTTGCTGGGGCAGCCGCTGCGGTCCGCGGGCGCCCGGCGCGTGCTGGCGTCGACGCACGGCCACGAGGTCGGCTGGTCGATGCTCCCGGGCTCACGGCAGGCGTTGCGGCGGATCGGCGACACCGTCGACGTGATCACTTACGTCAGCAAGTACACGCGCTCCCGGTTCTCGGCCGCTTTCGGCCCGATGGCGGGGCTGGAGATGCTCCCGTGCGGTGTCGACACCGCGCTCTACCGTCCGGACGAGGCGGCGGGCAAGGAGATCCGCGATCGGCACGGTCTCGGCGACCGTCCGACGATCGTCTGCGTATCGCGGCTGGTCCCGCGCAAGGGCCAGGACATGCTCATCAAGATCATGCCCGAACTCCGCAGGCGCGTCCCGGACGCGGCGCTGCTGATCGTCGGCGGCGGCCCGTACCGCAAGACGCTCACCGGCCTCGTCGAAGCGCTCGGGCTCGAAGACGACGTGGTCATCACCGGATCGGTGCCGTGGAAGGAATTGCCCGCGCACTACAACGCGGGTGACGTCTTCGCCATGCCGGCACGGACCCGTGGGAAGGGGCTCGACGTCGAGGGCCTCGGCATCGTGTACCTGGAAGCCTCGGCGACCGGGCTGCCGGTCGTCGCCGGGAATTCCGGCGGGGCACCGGAAACGGTGCTGGACGAGGTCACCGGGCACGTCGTCGACGGCCGCGACGAACAACAGCTGAGGGAGACGCTGGCCGCGTTGCTGGACGATCCGGTGCGGGCACGGCGGATGGGGGCCGCCGGTCGCGAATGGGTCAGCGAGAACTGGCGGTGGGACACCATGGCGAGCAGGCTTTCCGGCCTGCTCGACGGCGATCCGGTCGCGGCGGTCCGGTAG